Proteins encoded within one genomic window of Sphingobacteriales bacterium:
- a CDS encoding T9SS type A sorting domain-containing protein codes for MKKLLLSVLLLFTLCGLFAQTSFKSYDLGGDDYGNNIAKGSAAAYVCGSTNLAGAGSYDQFLVKVDPSGVPLWQAQFGGAALEIGRALAVNKTNDGLFVAGTTNSYSTSGKSDISVTLVDTAGNYQGSIVLGFDSLVEFANDVIATSDSGFLIVGQTQANGDNNHNNVFAVKFSGQGAPQWMKTFGTPFGDDVALRAVEIPGLGYFLCGSSDAGTAGMRDGYFVAVDPSGVLQGQLLVGTAGDDDGRFVTLADNKLIFSGITGSTSGPNRSNIYITALNPEDLSIAWSKVYGGDSATAVSGLRTDPLDGNLVVAGQSNAFGNGEQGLLFKVNVTDGSIVWSKTWGTSGNEFLQGSEILDDGTNLITGFGSFGSSPSDFYVAHSDANGDFCNFSANTTIRVSDYTPTVAGPSLTEQRDSIVEFPVQGPLLMTNSTHSVTVLTECSTSASEYTVSTSSNPIAGGSTSGGGIYSTGSSVTVTATANSGFIFVNWTDNGSEVSTDSSYTFTISSNKSLVANFMATYTVSTSSNPLAGGSTSGDGTYPDGSSVTVTATANSDYTFANWTENGSEVNTNPSYTFSITSNKTLVANFNAITYNISTSSNPPAGGTTSGGGTINSGSSVTVTAMANSGYNFVNWTENGSEVSTNTSYTFTAAANRSLVANFESTSGQHLPTSFKAYDLGADDYGNNIALGDFSAYVCGSTSLAGAGGYDQFLVKVDTVGNPLWQAQFGGSALEIGRALAVSKTNDGLFVAGTTNSYSTSGKSDISVTLVDTAGNYQGSIVLGFDSLVEFANDVIATSDSGFLLVGQTQANGDNNHNNVFAVKFSGQGAPQWMKTFGTPFGNDVGLRAVEIPGLGYFLCGSSDAGTAGMRDGYFVAVDPSGVVQGQLLIGAAGDDDGRFVTFADNKLIFSGITGNTSGPNRNNIYITALNPENLSIAWSKVYGGDSATVVNGLNVDQTDGNLVVAGQSNAFGNGEQGLLFKVNSADGSIVWAKSWGTTGSEFLQGSAIMEDGSSLITGFGSFGASPSDFFVAYSDANGDFCDFSANISIRVSDYTPTVAGPSLAEQRDSVVEFPVQGPLEMTHSTNTVTVLAQCVSTSIQPKDISRNITLYPNPTDGRLFIRTDAPLTANMKVSVFNMLGAEVKTVTISPNTKEFVLDISGNAAGMYLITFNDGTTTKAAKVLLK; via the coding sequence ATGAAAAAATTATTACTTTCTGTTCTTTTACTTTTCACCCTTTGCGGATTATTTGCACAGACTTCTTTCAAGTCATATGATTTGGGCGGAGACGATTATGGCAATAACATCGCAAAAGGTAGTGCTGCTGCCTATGTATGCGGAAGCACCAACCTGGCGGGTGCGGGTAGCTATGATCAGTTCCTTGTCAAGGTTGACCCTTCCGGTGTACCCTTATGGCAGGCGCAGTTTGGCGGTGCAGCCCTCGAAATTGGACGAGCATTGGCCGTTAACAAAACCAACGATGGCTTATTCGTTGCGGGAACCACCAACAGTTATTCTACCTCCGGTAAGAGTGATATCAGTGTCACGCTGGTTGATACAGCCGGAAACTATCAGGGAAGCATTGTTTTGGGATTCGACAGCTTGGTGGAATTTGCGAATGATGTCATCGCTACCAGTGACTCTGGATTCCTGATTGTTGGCCAGACACAGGCGAATGGCGACAACAACCACAACAATGTGTTCGCTGTGAAATTCAGCGGACAAGGTGCCCCGCAGTGGATGAAAACCTTTGGAACGCCGTTTGGCGATGATGTAGCATTGAGAGCCGTGGAGATTCCGGGCTTAGGTTACTTTTTGTGCGGCAGCTCTGATGCAGGTACCGCCGGTATGCGGGATGGTTATTTTGTGGCTGTAGATCCATCCGGTGTATTGCAGGGGCAGTTATTGGTTGGAACAGCAGGTGATGATGACGGACGATTTGTAACATTAGCTGATAACAAGCTGATATTTTCCGGTATTACAGGCAGTACCAGCGGGCCTAACAGAAGTAATATTTATATTACTGCATTGAATCCTGAAGACCTGAGCATAGCCTGGTCCAAAGTATATGGAGGTGATTCAGCTACGGCGGTCAGCGGGTTGCGTACAGATCCGTTAGATGGAAATCTGGTGGTTGCCGGACAGTCCAATGCATTTGGCAATGGCGAACAAGGACTCTTGTTTAAAGTCAATGTTACAGATGGAAGTATCGTATGGTCGAAAACATGGGGGACATCCGGTAATGAATTTTTGCAGGGATCTGAAATATTGGATGATGGTACCAACCTGATTACGGGATTCGGTTCTTTCGGATCATCTCCGAGTGACTTCTATGTGGCGCATTCTGATGCGAACGGGGATTTCTGTAATTTTTCCGCCAACACAACCATAAGAGTTTCTGATTACACCCCAACAGTTGCAGGTCCGAGTTTGACAGAGCAGAGAGATTCAATTGTAGAATTTCCTGTTCAGGGACCACTGCTTATGACAAACAGCACGCATAGCGTGACTGTCTTAACGGAATGCAGTACCAGCGCAAGTGAGTACACAGTATCTACCTCTTCTAACCCAATAGCAGGCGGTTCAACTTCCGGCGGCGGAATATATTCGACCGGCAGCAGCGTAACGGTAACAGCTACGGCTAACAGCGGATTTATATTTGTGAACTGGACAGATAATGGGTCTGAGGTAAGTACCGATTCAAGTTACACCTTCACTATTTCTTCCAACAAAAGTCTGGTGGCTAATTTTATGGCCACCTATACGGTATCCACATCCTCCAATCCGCTTGCCGGTGGCAGTACATCCGGAGACGGAACGTATCCGGACGGTAGCAGTGTAACGGTAACAGCTACTGCCAACAGTGATTATACTTTCGCTAACTGGACTGAAAACGGATCAGAGGTTAATACCAATCCTAGCTATACATTCTCTATCACCTCTAATAAGACGTTGGTGGCAAACTTTAATGCCATCACCTATAATATATCCACTTCCTCCAACCCTCCTGCGGGGGGTACCACCTCCGGTGGCGGTACAATTAACAGTGGCAGCAGTGTGACGGTAACAGCTATGGCTAACAGCGGTTATAACTTTGTCAACTGGACCGAAAACGGATCGGAAGTGAGTACTAATACAAGCTATACTTTCACGGCAGCAGCTAACAGGTCTCTGGTGGCAAACTTTGAATCTACTTCCGGGCAGCATCTTCCAACCAGCTTCAAAGCCTATGATTTAGGAGCCGATGACTATGGCAACAACATTGCGCTGGGAGATTTTTCAGCCTATGTCTGTGGAAGTACAAGCCTTGCAGGAGCAGGCGGGTACGATCAATTCTTAGTGAAAGTGGATACAGTGGGTAATCCATTGTGGCAGGCACAGTTTGGCGGATCAGCACTGGAGATTGGAAGGGCATTGGCGGTTAGCAAAACCAACGATGGCTTATTCGTTGCGGGAACCACCAACAGTTATTCTACCTCCGGTAAGAGTGATATCAGTGTCACGCTGGTTGATACAGCCGGAAACTATCAGGGAAGTATTGTATTGGGATTTGATAGCCTGGTGGAATTTGCGAATGATGTCATAGCTACCAGCGATTCGGGATTCCTGCTTGTTGGTCAGACACAGGCGAATGGCGACAACAACCACAACAATGTGTTCGCTGTGAAATTCAGCGGACAAGGTGCCCCGCAGTGGATGAAAACTTTTGGAACACCGTTTGGTAATGATGTTGGACTGAGAGCCGTGGAAATCCCGGGGTTAGGTTACTTTTTATGCGGCAGCTCTGATGCAGGTACCGCCGGTATGCGGGATGGTTATTTCGTGGCGGTGGATCCTTCCGGTGTCGTACAGGGGCAGTTGCTCATCGGTGCAGCCGGTGATGATGACGGGAGATTTGTAACGTTTGCTGACAACAAGCTGATTTTTTCCGGTATAACCGGCAATACCAGCGGCCCGAACAGAAATAATATCTATATCACTGCATTAAACCCTGAAAACCTGAGCATAGCCTGGTCAAAGGTATATGGAGGTGATTCGGCGACTGTAGTGAATGGATTGAATGTAGATCAGACAGACGGTAATCTGGTGGTTGCCGGACAGTCCAATGCATTTGGCAATGGCGAACAAGGACTCTTGTTTAAGGTTAATTCCGCAGATGGAAGTATCGTGTGGGCGAAGAGCTGGGGAACTACAGGCAGTGAGTTCTTGCAGGGGTCTGCTATTATGGAAGACGGCAGCAGCCTGATTACAGGATTCGGTTCATTCGGAGCCTCTCCGAGCGACTTCTTTGTGGCGTACTCTGATGCCAACGGGGATTTCTGTGATTTTTCCGCAAACATTTCCATAAGAGTGTCCGATTATACCCCAACGGTTGCCGGTCCAAGCCTGGCTGAACAAAGAGATTCTGTCGTAGAATTCCCTGTCCAAGGCCCGTTAGAGATGACACACAGCACAAATACCGTGACGGTTCTGGCACAATGTGTATCTACTTCCATCCAACCGAAAGATATAAGCAGGAATATCACATTATACCCAAATCCTACCGATGGCAGATTGTTCATCCGAACGGATGCTCCTCTGACCGCCAACATGAAAGTATCAGTATTCAATATGTTGGGTGCGGAAGTGAAAACGGTAACAATTTCTCCCAATACGAAAGAATTTGTACTGGATATTTCCGGCAATGCGGCAGGTATGTACCTCATTACCTTCAACGACGGTACTACAACTAAAGCAGCGAAAGTGCTGCTGAAATAA
- a CDS encoding T9SS type A sorting domain-containing protein — MNPFRDLSFEKACSDNVVYLKQHIKSLVFLLLICNAVSQMASAQQWYSTNVPRSRHINALKFLSPDDILFGGGNEFNASLQELWISRNKGMEWENVNNIAGQPWIKSMAFLDTIKGFAVGDSATILKTENSARFWTVIPKPIQNRELNKIIYITPQILFIVGGSIPLADTVQTILKSTDGGNTWDIKLDRKGFWLNRISFTDTLIGVAVGDNGTILKTTDGGNTWNTVTAPVMRNFNAVRFINATTGYIVGGSNYPDSKRTILRTTNGGISWAVLNDEAGGILKDITFTGSTIGYIVGDSSTLLKTTDGGLNWSEIIVPGASPNQTFNCVEFYNNNLGMIGANDGYLHVYTVSELATAYTLGAGYTDTFNLLFSAGIDTHHEIAAYNFSYSPDSTFSTFNNAFYFPDNIRNNALALINLAVTDSFLLPDTTYYYYVSARTLAGTSYGDTLSFRTVRTAYTFQTLPATNITSSAATLFGQIDKFPSSVNVNFEYGTSPDFGNEITAIPATVSDTFSHPVYANITNLDSNTVYYFRLKGTFNNNTYYGKVQTFFSGTVFKTLQTLSATNIIDSVVTINGFIDKFLLPVTLSFEYGPSTFLGQEVTANPTSVNDSLPHAVTATLANLPPNELFYFRLKGLTSVSPFYGEILVFRSGLSYVYLNTEDATRITNTSAQLNASARHLSSPVILSFEYGLTPALGNSVTASPSTITDTGSYLISANLSGLQQEQIYYFRLKAVSGGITTYGDTRQLYTGASEIPNWDFQHWKRDTVTVPKIWNLIDEDFERVQGHSGNYALKLSKQTFAVIGSIGDGFFGGTSLFLNTIPDSIEAYIRYNVEPGDSAGMMVILKKGGIAISTTICPVTGNSAGTFQRIVTKINYDSFVIPDTVFILTTPTIYLFEKNTIRTNNEITVDDIAFLPEHATFRNSNFEDWFISYVESPVSWFNLRYFGLDTLDPSQNHMVSKVFFEEPEDYAASIRNISWYQNLTVGGELSLRNGLIGGSWGGFPVKGKHTTLNGYYKYIPVWKDSMTILVGMYKGDSLVGSGQIIHWDSVPEFTPFRVPITYTSSSVPDSADIILRSSNSKSPVIGSTLIVDKLSFDGFVLTDITSKITPPELFEEAGIKIYPNPSRDYIVAECDNIKSAYTISIVNIQGQVLKEIRLERNQKYIQIRVGELAVGSYFLLLENEEKIYTKKFIVLK, encoded by the coding sequence ATGAATCCTTTCAGAGATTTATCCTTCGAGAAAGCATGCTCCGATAATGTAGTTTATCTAAAACAGCATATTAAATCTTTAGTTTTCCTGCTACTGATCTGTAATGCTGTTTCACAAATGGCATCTGCCCAACAATGGTATTCGACGAACGTTCCCCGAAGCAGACATATTAATGCACTTAAATTCCTAAGTCCCGATGATATCTTGTTTGGCGGAGGCAACGAATTCAACGCATCGCTGCAGGAGTTATGGATATCCCGTAATAAGGGGATGGAATGGGAAAATGTAAACAACATAGCGGGGCAGCCCTGGATAAAATCGATGGCATTTCTGGATACTATAAAAGGATTTGCCGTTGGTGATTCGGCTACCATACTAAAGACAGAAAATTCCGCCCGATTTTGGACCGTCATTCCAAAACCTATACAAAACAGGGAGCTTAATAAAATAATTTATATCACGCCGCAAATACTCTTCATTGTCGGAGGCAGTATCCCATTGGCAGATACCGTCCAAACCATTTTAAAGAGTACGGATGGCGGCAACACCTGGGATATAAAACTGGACAGGAAAGGGTTTTGGCTAAACAGGATTAGTTTCACAGACACATTGATTGGAGTAGCAGTGGGAGACAACGGAACCATCCTGAAAACAACGGATGGCGGCAACACCTGGAATACCGTTACAGCGCCGGTAATGAGAAATTTCAATGCGGTCAGATTTATCAATGCAACTACCGGATACATCGTTGGCGGCAGCAACTATCCGGATTCTAAGAGAACTATCTTACGGACAACTAACGGTGGCATCAGCTGGGCTGTCCTGAATGATGAAGCCGGGGGAATCTTAAAAGACATTACATTCACCGGCAGTACCATCGGCTATATAGTGGGCGACAGTTCCACATTGCTTAAAACAACTGATGGCGGATTAAACTGGTCTGAAATAATCGTTCCCGGGGCATCTCCCAATCAAACATTCAACTGTGTGGAGTTTTACAATAATAATCTTGGTATGATTGGTGCCAATGACGGATATTTACATGTTTATACCGTATCTGAGCTGGCAACGGCTTATACATTAGGTGCCGGATATACCGATACTTTCAATCTATTGTTCAGCGCAGGTATTGACACACACCATGAAATTGCCGCCTACAATTTCAGCTACTCTCCCGACTCTACGTTCAGCACCTTTAACAATGCATTCTATTTCCCGGATAACATCAGGAATAATGCACTTGCCCTTATAAATTTAGCCGTCACGGATAGTTTCCTGCTGCCGGATACGACTTATTACTATTATGTGTCAGCACGTACACTAGCCGGTACATCATATGGAGACACACTGAGTTTTCGGACGGTTAGGACCGCATATACCTTTCAGACCTTGCCTGCCACCAACATCACCTCTTCTGCTGCTACTTTATTCGGTCAAATAGATAAATTCCCGTCTTCGGTAAATGTCAACTTTGAATATGGAACAAGTCCGGATTTCGGAAACGAAATAACGGCCATTCCGGCAACTGTCAGTGATACATTCTCTCATCCTGTATATGCAAACATCACCAACCTGGATTCCAACACAGTCTATTATTTCCGGTTAAAGGGTACTTTCAACAATAACACCTATTATGGAAAAGTCCAAACATTCTTCTCCGGAACCGTCTTTAAGACATTACAAACCCTGTCAGCTACCAATATCATTGATTCAGTGGTAACAATAAACGGTTTCATCGACAAATTCTTGCTTCCGGTTACATTGAGTTTTGAGTATGGCCCCTCCACCTTCTTAGGTCAGGAAGTAACAGCAAATCCAACCTCTGTAAACGATTCTTTACCACATGCCGTTACAGCCACGCTGGCAAATCTTCCACCCAATGAATTATTTTATTTCCGATTAAAGGGATTGACATCCGTATCTCCGTTTTACGGAGAAATACTTGTTTTCCGTTCAGGGCTTTCTTATGTTTATCTAAATACAGAGGATGCAACCCGTATCACCAATACCTCCGCACAGTTAAATGCAAGTGCAAGACATTTGTCTAGTCCGGTTATCTTAAGTTTCGAATATGGACTTACACCGGCATTAGGCAATTCCGTAACGGCCAGCCCTTCGACCATTACAGATACCGGATCTTATCTGATTTCTGCCAATCTATCCGGATTACAGCAGGAACAGATATATTATTTCCGGCTGAAGGCCGTCAGCGGCGGAATTACCACATATGGTGACACCAGACAGTTGTATACCGGTGCATCTGAAATTCCGAATTGGGATTTTCAGCATTGGAAAAGAGATACCGTCACCGTTCCTAAAATATGGAACCTTATAGATGAAGACTTTGAACGCGTTCAAGGCCATTCCGGTAATTATGCGCTGAAATTATCCAAACAGACCTTTGCCGTAATTGGTTCTATCGGGGATGGGTTTTTCGGCGGCACCTCACTTTTCCTGAACACCATACCAGACTCTATTGAAGCGTATATAAGATATAACGTTGAACCCGGTGATTCAGCGGGCATGATGGTCATCTTAAAGAAAGGAGGTATTGCCATTTCGACGACAATTTGCCCTGTAACAGGAAACTCAGCGGGAACATTCCAGAGAATAGTGACAAAAATCAATTATGATTCATTCGTGATACCCGACACTGTCTTTATATTAACTACGCCAACGATATACCTTTTTGAAAAAAACACCATCCGTACCAACAACGAGATAACGGTTGATGATATTGCTTTTCTGCCGGAACACGCCACATTCAGAAACAGTAATTTTGAGGATTGGTTTATTTCCTATGTGGAAAGTCCGGTTTCATGGTTTAACCTAAGGTACTTTGGCTTAGACACCCTTGATCCGTCTCAAAACCATATGGTTTCAAAGGTATTTTTTGAAGAACCGGAAGATTATGCAGCCAGCATTAGAAATATATCCTGGTATCAAAACTTAACAGTAGGCGGCGAATTATCTCTCCGGAACGGACTGATTGGTGGTTCCTGGGGCGGGTTCCCGGTTAAGGGGAAACATACCACACTAAATGGATATTATAAATACATTCCTGTCTGGAAAGACTCCATGACCATCCTGGTCGGGATGTACAAAGGAGATTCACTAGTCGGATCCGGACAGATAATCCACTGGGATTCTGTTCCCGAATTTACCCCATTCCGTGTACCGATTACCTACACAAGCAGTTCTGTGCCGGACTCTGCAGATATAATCCTTCGAAGCAGCAATAGCAAATCACCCGTCATCGGATCAACACTGATAGTTGACAAGCTAAGTTTTGACGGATTTGTGCTGACCGATATAACGAGCAAGATTACACCCCCTGAACTGTTCGAAGAGGCCGGCATAAAGATTTACCCCAACCCGTCACGTGATTATATTGTAGCGGAATGTGATAATATCAAATCCGCCTACACCATTTCCATTGTGAATATCCAGGGTCAGGTACTGAAAGAGATCAGGTTAGAAAGAAACCAAAAATACATTCAGATAAGAGTTGGCGAACTGGCCGTTGGAAGCTATTTTTTACTATTAGAAAATGAAGAGAAAATATACACCAAAAAGTTTATTGTATTGAAATAG